TTTTGGATCTCATAAGAGCAGTAAACGAATTGGCCATGCTGTCCTTGTCCCTGAACCAGTGGTACCTGGAGCTTCGGTTTCAACTGCTGAAAACGCAAGTAACCCAACGGGCATTGTAATGCCTTTTATTGCTCCTCCCTCATCTCCTGCATCATTCCTGCAATCGGATCCTCCATCTGCCACCCAATCACCGGCTGGATTGCTATCTCTAACTGCCCTTTCAGTTAATGCCTACTCTCCTCGTGGACCTGCATCCATTTTTTCCATAGGCCCTTATGCACATGAAACCCAGTTAGTCACACCACCTGTATTCTCTGCCTTGACAACTGAACCATCCACTGCTCCTTTTACACCCCCTCCTGAATCTGTTCAACTGACTACACCTTCATCCCCTGAAGTACCATTTGCTCAATTGTTGACATCTTCATTGGAGCGTGCTCGGAGAAACAGTGGGATCAACCAGAAGTTTGGATTGTCCCATTATGAATTCCAGTCCTATCAAATATACCCTGGGAGCCCTGGTGGTAATCTCATATCACCTGGTTCAGTAATCTCTAATTCTGGAACATCCTCTCCTTTCCCTGATAGACGTCCAATACTCGAGTTCCGCATGGGTGAGGCTCCCAAAACCTTAGGATTCGAACATTTTACGACTCGCAAATGGGGTTCAAGGTTAGGATCTGGATCTTTGACACCAGATGGACTGGGGCAAGGTTCAAGGCTAGGTTCTGAA
This window of the Gossypium arboreum isolate Shixiya-1 chromosome 12, ASM2569848v2, whole genome shotgun sequence genome carries:
- the LOC108479759 gene encoding uncharacterized protein LOC108479759, with amino-acid sequence MRSVNDSVETVNAAASAIVSAESRVQPTTVQKKRWGSCWSFYWCFGSHKSSKRIGHAVLVPEPVVPGASVSTAENASNPTGIVMPFIAPPSSPASFLQSDPPSATQSPAGLLSLTALSVNAYSPRGPASIFSIGPYAHETQLVTPPVFSALTTEPSTAPFTPPPESVQLTTPSSPEVPFAQLLTSSLERARRNSGINQKFGLSHYEFQSYQIYPGSPGGNLISPGSVISNSGTSSPFPDRRPILEFRMGEAPKTLGFEHFTTRKWGSRLGSGSLTPDGLGQGSRLGSECVTPDGMGLGSRLGSGSLTPDGLGPASRDGFPIESQNSEVALLSNPPNGPKNDEIIVDHRVSFELSGEDVARCLKNKSLVSSRTMPDYEYPKDLVAQGRIEKDEKVSGEAEEDHCYQKHRSVTLGSIKEFNFDNRKGEASEKPTVRSEWWANEKVAGKEARPGNNWTFFPMLQPEVS